A part of Aegilops tauschii subsp. strangulata cultivar AL8/78 chromosome 2, Aet v6.0, whole genome shotgun sequence genomic DNA contains:
- the LOC141040998 gene encoding uncharacterized protein: MAAINKSLVTLLAKKEGALDVGDFRPINLVHVTIKIFEKVLACRLVVDLPRLVALGLWAAVEIMDLWHSFYFVCQSHGQCEPGDTIINCKGLRQGDPISRMLFILTMEPLQRLFEFATSRGVLVPLAQVGMRKRLPIFADNVALFVKPILMDLAVCQCIFELFGEASGLRINMNKSAALPIRCTKEDITMVCTQLGCPLGSFPIKYLGLPLSLQKQTVAQLQYFVNQMANKLPKWRAALMLKSVRLTLLQSILCATPIHAMMALDLPMNTIAAMNKNQSCNLDMAEAHGGDDGDDVAEDGGDGGEDGTAGVQDDDVDKSSSDFEIDRGD, encoded by the exons ATGGCGGCTATTAATAAATCTCTAGTTACCCTCCTGGCTAAGAAGGAAGGGGCCTTGGATGTGGGGGACTTCCGGCCCATTAATCTTGTGCACGTGACCATAAAGATCTTTGAGAAGGTTCTTGCGTGCAGGCTTGTGGTGGACCTACCTAGGCTTGTAG CACTTGGGCTTTGGGCCGCGGTGGAGATCATGGATTTGTGGCATTCTTTCTACTTTGTCTGCCAAAGCCATGGTCAATGTGAGCCCGGCGACACGATTATCAACTGCAAGGGGCTGCGTCAAGGCGACCCCATCTCGCGAATGTTGTTCATCCTTACTATGGAGCCACTACAGAGATTGTTTGAGTTTGCCACGAGCAGAGGTGTTCTTGTGCCCTTGGCGCAGGTGGGCATGAGGAAGAGACTGCCCATCTTTGCAGACAATGTGGCATTGTTTGTAAAGCCTATTCTGATGGACCTTGCAGTCTGCCAGTGCATTTTTGAGCTATTTGGGGAAGCGTCAGGCCTACGGATCAACATGAACAAGTCAGCCGCCTTGCCGATTCGATGTACAAAAGAAGATATCACCATGGTATGCACTCAACTAGGCTGCCCTTTGGGATCATTTCCTATCAAGTACCTCGGGCTGCCATTATCCTTGCAGAAGCAGACCGTGGCGCAACTTCAATACTTCGTGAATCAGATGGCCAACAAGCTGCCGAAGTGGAGAGCGGCACTAATGCTGAAGAGTGTCAGGTTAACCTTGTTGCAATCCATTCTATGCGCCACACCAATTCATGCGATGATGGCTTTGGACCTTCCCATGAATACGATTGCGGCTATGAACAAGAAT CAAAGCTGCAACTTGGACATGGCAGAAGCtcatggtggtgatgatggagatgaTGTTGCTGAGGATGGAGGTGATGGTGGTGAGGATGGAACTGCTGGTGTACAAGATGATGATGTTGACAAATCATCCTCAGACTTTGAGATTGACAGGGGTGATTAA